The following DNA comes from Sparus aurata unplaced genomic scaffold, fSpaAur1.1, whole genome shotgun sequence.
acaaaaacacCTGTCCAACCAGTCTAAAATGATATGTATAACATTTTTAAGAGACACCTGTATTTTCTAGGAGACGAACTGCTATCTCCTCTCGAATCACATTAATCCCGGGAGGTGATGCATCAAATTCCACTTGACAATCCCTCAAAATGCAGGCAGCAAACTGTGAATAAAAGGTTCATGGATGATTTATAATGGGGAGGAACAGTTATCTTATGAAAAGTGCCTGACACATATTGAACCACCcattgcagaaaataaactaACATTTAGTCTTTATTGGTGTGATTTAAACTATTCAAAGTAACCCAAGGCATGTAAAAGGAGAACGCCTGGGCATTCTTATTAACGTCtatatgtttctttctttctcaatGTATATTTCGTCATAATGACAATATTCTAATTCACTCTTAGCTTTACCTGAGGATGGACAAGAACAATGTGTCACGGTTCTGTGTCTGGTTGTGCCTTATGTtcatcttctgtgttttttcccttcCACCTTGTggatgtttgtctccctctgtctgccagCGTTAtatctcctctgtgcttcccccctcgttatctcacctaccctcttctctcctctctctcctcacctgctccttATCCCCTCATCAGTGTCGGTGCATTTAAGTCTTTGTTCTCTACTCACTCCTTGTCAGTTGGTTGTGTGTGATTCCCCATGACCTCCTGTGTCTTTCTGATGGTATgtgtttggattttgatttcttaCTTTGttcttttggatttggactttgttgaattgttgttttttttgtccccaCACTTTTTagcattgttgttttgttactttgttgttgttttctttagtttttttttgtctttttactcatttttctattttttatgaacattttatttatacaggtaaAACCTCATTGAGACCCAGGATCTGTTCCAGGTaggcagcagcaaaacacaaagttacagactaactgaacatacaggagacacaacacagaacaaacatgACAGTAGTATAGTGCAAAGTGCAAAGAAGAATAGGACTGGTTATGTACATGTGCAGACCCCCACACACTGACAACGCTTTCTTGCCAAGTTCAGTACGGACCGACGGGACCGCAAACGTGTTTTAAgtttgttctgtcttttttgtaTCACCCAGCTTTGGCGTtattaaagcttgctttttgttcacTCTTATCTTGCCTCCTGTATGTCTGCATTTGCGTCCaccccttttttgttttctctagTCGTAACACAATGGACTCGTTCTGTGTAAAGGCTCAATcgcctttttgttttaatatcatTGTGTCCATGATTGTGTGtaacatcaaacatttaaaagttcAGACTTGCTTTTAACCCAGTTGATCAATGTTGGAGTTAAATGTGGTTGACGTTAGCATATTTCATGTTGCAGGTTTCAGATCAAGTCAAAATGTTCCTAGATGGTCTCTTTAATCTCAAAAGCCAGTTTGGGGGTTTAACATGTTCAATTTGTTTGTCTTGCTGCTGGagattcaaaatgtctttcagTCAAATCCTCACATTGTGCTTTAATCATGCTGTGATACAGACCTTCAGTACAAAGACCCCACATGCAGTCTCATCCTGTTCAATGGGGTGAGGCAGTGTCTCACACGCCCATCGACCTGGATTTAGCCCCTTGTGTCTGATGAACGACCTAAAGACATAAAGATGCTCCAATTAAAACTATAAACATAAATTACATGGAACATGCAAACGTAACAAGTTGCTTCCAATATTCATCAAAAGTCCACTTTATAATACAGCACTTGATCAATGGAAAttcatagttttgtttttttttttttggtaccaCTCATATGCACATGTTACTTGTGGTACATACAAGAGTGGAATACTACAAGTGGGGGAAGAAAACATGACGATGGAGAGGAGGGGattaacattaaaaactgtaaatactgaatacaTTTATGGTTCAATGGGAAACCTTTAATGTTTATAATGTAGTTTACATTTGCGATATGAACCAAATCTGTTGGATACAGTGAAGTAACACTTTGGGACTTTAGATCTATCCATTTTTCGAATTTAGCCGAAAGAGTCGATGACGTGGGTACTCATCAGGTCAGCAGTGGCTAATCGGGAGGACCGGGACAATTCCGGTTGGGACGGTCTCACTTTTGGGCCGCAAGGGCCGGTGGTCAATTGTTCAGTTGTATTTTTTTGGGCCGGCGGTCAGTCATGGCACTGAGTCGGTATTACGCGTGTGCTGTCACCGCCTGTCCCTGGGCGGTTTGTTTCTGTGCAGACGCAGTGACATGTCCGTGCACACCGCACTCTGTCAGTGCTGTTTGTAGCCTGGCTCCAGCCCCAGACTTGCAGGGGTGTTTACAAtggggaaaataaaaagagcaaaGGTGGCACAGAAAAGCaagaattaaataaaagagaaaagcaTGGAGACAAATGCAGCCCAAATCTGCAGCTTTTTCCGATAAAATGAGCTTACGGTCCCTGAAATGACCAATGAAGATGATGAAAGCAAACTGCACTTTACACCGTTCATGTTAATTCATCGGC
Coding sequences within:
- the LOC115577922 gene encoding PHD finger protein ALFIN-LIKE 1-like produces the protein SFIRHKGLNPGRWACETLPHPIEQDETACGVFVLKFAACILRDCQVEFDASPPGINVIREEIAVRLLENTDDLTELCHLCGMQDGDTHWIGCDLCPRWYHRSCAKQPDTERMRTFHCLACQ